The following are encoded together in the Pseudidiomarina andamanensis genome:
- a CDS encoding dipeptidyl-peptidase 3 family protein: MIKTIRFPLTALAVSLTLLGCSQEPAPVEKAQSEAPAVELVADAKSRLDIYYPMDLTADLSHLSERQRHVVELLIEASEIMDDLFWQQAYGASASSLLNRISDENVKNFAAINYGPWDRLNNDKPFLTGFGEKPAGANFYPSDMTKEEFEQAEFEGKIDLYTLVRRNDQGELYAVPYNEAYRSQLEKAAALLREAAEFTEDEGFKNYLTMRADAFLSNDYQPSDFAWMDMTNNAIDVVIGPIESYEDQLYGYRAAFESYVLIKDLEWSEKLAVYAQYLPELQQNLPVPAEYKAEVPGAGAQLNAYDVVYYAGHSNAGSKTIAINLPNDEEVQLQKGTRRLQLKNAMRAKFDAIMLPIADELIVPEQRQHITFDAFFANTMFHEVAHGLGIKNLVGQSGTVREALKEHASALEEGKADILGLYMVTQLLEAGVITEGVLEDYYTTFLAGIFRSVRFGASSAHGKANMIRFNYFEQAGAFSRNEQGQYSVNMDAMRAAMNSLSEKILTLQGDGDYQGVGELFDTMGNISPQLQADLDRLSAADIPVDITFRQGKSVLGL, from the coding sequence ATGATTAAAACAATCCGTTTTCCACTGACTGCACTGGCAGTCAGCCTAACACTACTCGGATGCAGCCAAGAGCCTGCACCGGTTGAAAAGGCGCAATCCGAAGCTCCGGCTGTTGAATTAGTCGCCGATGCCAAATCACGCCTCGACATCTACTACCCAATGGACTTAACAGCTGATTTAAGCCACCTTTCTGAGCGTCAACGCCATGTGGTTGAACTGTTAATTGAAGCCTCTGAAATCATGGATGACTTATTCTGGCAGCAAGCCTATGGTGCGAGCGCAAGCAGTCTTTTGAATCGCATTAGCGACGAGAACGTGAAGAATTTTGCGGCAATCAATTACGGCCCATGGGATCGTTTAAATAACGACAAACCATTCTTAACTGGATTTGGTGAGAAGCCAGCTGGTGCCAATTTCTATCCGTCTGATATGACCAAAGAAGAGTTCGAACAAGCCGAGTTTGAAGGCAAAATCGACCTTTACACCCTGGTTCGTCGCAACGACCAAGGTGAGCTTTACGCCGTCCCATACAACGAGGCTTACCGTTCACAGTTAGAGAAAGCTGCAGCGTTATTACGCGAGGCCGCTGAGTTTACTGAAGACGAAGGCTTCAAAAACTATCTCACCATGCGGGCTGATGCATTTTTGAGCAATGACTATCAGCCTTCTGATTTTGCTTGGATGGATATGACCAATAACGCGATTGACGTGGTGATTGGCCCTATTGAAAGCTATGAAGATCAGCTTTACGGCTATCGTGCCGCGTTCGAGTCTTATGTGCTGATTAAAGATCTCGAATGGAGTGAAAAGTTAGCGGTGTATGCCCAGTACTTACCTGAGCTACAACAGAATCTTCCGGTTCCAGCTGAGTACAAAGCCGAAGTGCCTGGCGCAGGTGCACAGCTCAATGCTTATGATGTGGTTTATTATGCCGGTCACTCGAATGCCGGAAGTAAGACTATCGCCATCAACTTGCCAAATGACGAAGAAGTGCAGTTACAAAAAGGCACGCGTCGATTACAGCTGAAAAACGCCATGCGCGCGAAGTTCGACGCAATCATGTTACCGATTGCCGACGAACTCATTGTGCCTGAGCAACGCCAGCACATTACCTTTGATGCGTTCTTCGCCAATACCATGTTCCATGAAGTTGCACACGGTCTTGGTATCAAAAACTTGGTTGGCCAATCTGGCACAGTGCGTGAAGCGCTTAAAGAACATGCTTCAGCGCTAGAGGAAGGCAAAGCCGACATTCTAGGTTTGTATATGGTCACTCAGTTGTTAGAAGCTGGCGTGATAACTGAAGGCGTTCTAGAGGATTACTACACCACGTTCTTAGCGGGTATCTTTCGCTCGGTTCGTTTTGGTGCCTCAAGTGCACACGGCAAAGCAAACATGATTCGCTTTAATTACTTTGAACAAGCCGGTGCGTTTTCACGCAACGAGCAAGGTCAGTATTCCGTGAATATGGATGCCATGCGCGCCGCCATGAATAGTTTGTCAGAGAAAATTTTAACCCTTCAAGGTGACGGCGATTACCAAGGTGTTGGCGAACTCTTTGATACCATGGGCAACATTAGTCCGCAGTTACAAGCTGATTTAGATCGCTTGTCGGCTGCCGACATTCCTGTGGATATTACTTTCCGCCAAGGTAAGAGTGTTCTAGGTCTTTAA